TTATTATTCATTTTTCTTTTAAACAATTATTAGAAACTAACTGAAACCCCAGTATTAAGAATTCTGGATTGTGGATAATACTGACCAAGTGAGTTGTCTGATTCCGGATCAAAGCCTTCTAACTTAGTAAAGGTTAACAGGTTTAAGCCATTTACATATACCCGTAAGCTACCAATTCCAATTTTGTTGCCGAAGCTTGTAGGTAAAGTATAGCCCAATTCCAGGTTTTTCAAACGGAGATAATCGTTATTCCGCAACCAGTAGGTATTACCGCTGGAGTAGTATTGGTTACCCCGGTCAGCAATGCGTGGATGCTCGCTGCTTGGATTGGCTACTGTCCAACGATTTTCGTAAATATCCTGCAGGTAATTACCTATACTTCCCATTTCGCCGGTGCTAATAGGCAACAGAGCACCAGCTGCCCCCTGGAATAAGATAGTTAAATCGAAATTTTTAAAATTAGCTCCAATATTTAAACCACCCTGGAACCGAGGAGTATTGTTTTTATCAATCCGTACCCGATCATCCGGATTTATTACTTTGTCGTTATTATAGTCTTTGTATTTCATGTCGCCGGGGCGAAGCGTACCTGTAATAGCGGAGTAATCCAAAACAGCCGTAGTTGCATCAATATCAGCCTGGTCTTTAAACACGCCATCATATTGGTAGTACAGGTTGGTATTCATGGGCGCTCCGGTAGATCTTTGCCAATCTGGTGCACCTGGTGCTTCATCCCAGAATTTAATTTCGTTTTTAGCATAGCCCCCGTTTACCGCAACATTGTAACGGAACTCACCAACTTGGCCATTATAACCAATTCTTAGATCCCAGCCTTTGTTATTTACTTTTCCAATGTTTTCGGCAGGTAAAGTCATACCCGTAGTTTGTGGGATAGAAGCATTTCTTTGCCACAAAATATTAGTACGCTTATTTAGGAATGCATCAATTTCGAAGAATATTTTTCCATTAAGTAACTGACCTTCTAAACCAATATTAGAGTTGTTAGCTACCTCCCAGGTTACTGTGTTGTTTGGTACGCGGCTTTCGATTAAGGTTTTTTGCCGCTGGTTATTAATAATGTATTCACCAAAGCCGTAAGTACCCAAATACTGATACTCTTGTAAAGTACCATTATAATAAATCTGGTCGTTACCCATTTGGCCCCATGAACCACGTAATTTTAAATAATTAACTGCCTGTATGTTATTTTTCCAGAAATCTTCTTCAGAAATCTGCCAGCCTAACATTACCCCAGGGAAGAATCCATAACGCGTATTTTCGGGGAACATGTAAGAACCGTCGTAACGCCACAAGAACTCTGCTAAGTATTTTTCTTTATAATTATAGGCAACCCGGCCAAAATAATTCATCCGGGCTCTTTCCCAGGCACTACCGCCGTTATCCTGCTCCGGAGCACCACCGGCAAATAATTGATCTATAGCGGGCGAAATAAAGAACCGGCGGAAAGCATAGAAATTATCATTGTTGATGGTTTCGCGGTTAGCACCAGCCAGTAAAGTAAAGGTATGATTCCCGATGGTACGATCGTAGGATAACAAAGTACCCAATAAAATATTTAACTGGTCTTCATTACCTAACCGCAATCTTGGTTCGGCTGGCCCCCGTTTACCTGCTACCAGCTTAGGCGTTACACCGTCAGCTTCAAAACCGCTGCCCCGGGTATACAAAGTCCATGGTGTTTCCCATCTTTTTGTACGCTGGATGTATTTATCAATAGCCGCATTGGCCGTTAATTTTAGACCGGCAATCCAGGGATTGGTAATTTCAATTTGTCCGTTGCTCTGGAAATAATAACGGGTATCGCGGTCGTAACCAGTTTGGTTAGTAGTAATGGTTACCGGGTTTTCTCCGTTTTCAATATCTGGGCCAGGTAAGCCATTAGGCCAGTATGCCGGTTGGGTTGGGTTGCCCCGCATTTGCATCCGGAAAATAGTACTTGCTGGTTTAGTCGGGAACTCCCGGTTTTCCTGACGGCCTAATACGCCCACTTGTGCCGATATATATTTGTTAACCTTCGCATCCAGGTTTACCCGCATATCATATTGCTTGTAACCGGTAGCCGAGTTTCTATAGAAAGCATCCTGGTTCTGGTATCCTATTGAAGCCAGATATTTCAGATTATCGGTACCACCGTTTAGTTGCATATTATGCCGCGATTGTGGTGACCACGACTTTAAAGTGGCTTTGTACCAATCTGTATTGGGATGCCCCCAGGGGTCAGAACCATCCCGGAATTTCTGAAAATCGTCTGGTTTGAATGGGGCATTAATGGTAGAACCATTAGCCCGGGTATAGCTGCCATTTTGCCGGAATGCTTCCGAAGCGGCTTGCCATTCCCCAACGGGTAAGTTAAAAATTTCCAGTTCATTTCTTAATTCAGCAAATTGGGCAGCATCAGTTAGCTTAGGAATAATAGCAGGCTGCGACCAGCCTTGGTTAAAAGAATAAGAAAGCTCTGGTTTACCGGTTTTACCACGTTTTGTGGTAACCAAAATTACCCCATTCGCGGCCCGGGCACCATAAATAGCGGCCGAAGCATCTTTTAATACCGATATATTTTCGATATCAGCTGGGTTTAAGCGCTCGATACCGCCTTGACGTGCGGGTACACCATCAATAACAACCAGAGCATCGTTATTACCTAAGGTATTTGAACCCCGAATCCGGATAGCGGACCCATCATAACCAGGCTCACCACTTCTGTTTACCGCAATTACACCCGGCATCCGGCCAGCAATAGAATTGGAAACGTTAAGCGCTGGTGATTTTACCAGTTCAGCACCTTTAACTGTGGCCACAGACCCCGTAACCGTTTCTTTCTTTTGAGTACCGTATCCTACTACTACTACTTCGTCTAAAGCTTTAGTATCAGGTTTTAAAGAAATATTAATGGAAGCACGATTATTTACCGCTACTTCTTGAGTTTGAAAACCAATAAAAGATATAACTAAAGTACCAGCCCCACTTGGTAAACCCAAAGAATAATTACCCTCCGGATCGGTAGTGGCCCCCGTAGAAGTTCCTTTTAATAACACAGTTACGCCAGGTAATCCTTCCCCATCGTCGCCAGTTATTCTCCCCTTTACAGTGAACCCTTGTGCCCAGGAGTCCGAAAAAGAGAGTAACAAAATTTGAAGCAGAATAAAATACTTCAGGTTCCTTAGTAATAGTTGTTGCATAATTTAAATAGTTAAAGTGTAGGTAAAAACAAATAAATGCTATGCATTAGGCAATAATTTACTAACCCGAAACAAGCGGGAATAGCCGGAATAAACGTACTCCAATTTTGGAACAGATACAATACAGCCCTAAAAAAATAGCATAATTTCAATACCATCATTTAATCATTTTAATAATTTTAATAAGTGTCAAAATAACTTATATCATTTTCAATAAGTATACTAACTAGTATGCGTACATCCTACTTGCTTTAACCTTTAAGCAAGCTTTAACACGTAATTACTTTAGTAAAAAAACGCTTTTATCCAGCTTACTTTTTACTCAAAATTTTAAAAAAAAATCATAAACAATTGATAAATAATAAATTATATAAATGTTGATACATAAATTTAAGTATGAATTTATATTGATCTATATTTGCTTATTTTAAACTTTATCGTGGCGCTAAGGCAAAATTTTGCAATTACTGCTTAACATTAACTATTTTATAAAGCAGTTAAAACTTTCGGGGCATTAATCAGGTAAATAACCCGTATTTACTTATTTTACTATGATTGTAAACCTGGTTAAAGAAGGTTGGGAAATTATTTACCAGCAGGCCCACGCTTTATTAGCGGCCGAAATTGCTTTTAACTGGCGCAAATTAGATCGGCCCACGCGGTGGGTAGACACGTTAGCTGCAATTGCCCAGCACGACGACGGCCAACGCTACTGGGCAGGTAAGATAGGTTTAACCGCGGCTGGAGCGCCGGCTAATTTTACTATGTTGCCTTTTTCGCTGGAACAAGCGCAACAGGTAATGGAAGAAGCCCGGTTTCAGGGGCAATGGCGCTCTTTACTTACCTCCATGCACCTGTCTTTTTTATATAATGGATTACGCGGGCAAAACTCCAATACCGATGCTTTCCTGGACAAACAAACGCAAAATCAGGCTGCATGGCGAAAAGCTTTGAAGGTAACCAAAAAAGAAGCGCAAAAAGCTTATAATTTAATGCAATGGTGCGATCGCTTATCTTTAATATTGTGCCGCCGGGAACTACCCGAAGCAGAACGCGTCCTGGAAATTAGCATTGGTCCTGATGGGCAACGTTATGATGTATGCCAATTACAAAATGGCCAAATTAAGGTAACTCCCTGGCCATTTACCCAGAGCCATTTTACAATAATGGTAGAGGCCTCTTACTTGGCCCAACTACAATTTCAATCAGAAGAAGAACTAGCATTGGCTTTACGTAAAGCTCCCATCCGAACTGTATCCTGGGAATTGTCTAATTAACACTTATTACTGTTATAGCAATATTCGCAATTATAACAAAACTAAGTTTTCGTTTATAAAATTACTTTATACTGTGAACCTGTTTAGCCTTTATAAAACCAGAGGCAACCTTCGTCATTGGGGATTTCTCCATCACCAAAACGGGATTTAGCAACAAAATACTACTCCTGCATGCTTCTAATTGGCACTTTTAATTATTCGATTTTAGGATCCTAAACAGCTTCAGTATCAATAAATGCAGGTAGTTGGTTTAAAATTAATCTTTTCTTCATACCTTATTGAGCTATTACCCTGGTTTATTTCTTTCTACCCCGGCACAAACTGGTTGATAATAAACTATCCGCCACTTATACACGTTACAGCTTTAATTTCGCCTGCATTACTTTAGTTCATTCTTAATTTTAGGGCGTTTTTTTAAAAATTTATGCTTTCTTCCATTAATCTATATAACCGGTTATTTGCTTTTATTGCTGGCATTCTCCTTTTTGCCAGTTGCCAGAAAACTACCACTATTAATGCCTCCGCTCCGAACCAGCCCGTAGCTGCTGCGCCAGCTTTTGAACGGAAAATTTCTACCATTACGGTACCCGTTTCTTTTCAGGCAGCCAGCCTGGAAAATAAACTGAACCAGGAACTAACCGGCATCTTATACAAAGACGATAACCTGGATGATGATAATCTGGCGGTTACCGTAAGCAAAATCGGTAAACTAGGTATCCGAGCCGAGCAAAACAAGATTTACTTTACCGTACCGCTGCATATTTTTGCTAAAGGACGCTGGAAATGGGAACCCTGTAAAATATGCCCCAAAATTGATAAAACTGAAAGCACCGAGTTTGATGTAGTAGTAAAAACCGAAAGTTTACTCTCGTTTACCCAAGATTATAAAGTTAAAACCACCACTACCAGTAATTTTGATTGGGGTGCTACTAAACCTACTTTAACCATTGGCCCATTGCAAATTGGATTAGCCCGTTTTGTAGAACCCGCTATACAGGATCAGATGGGTCGGTTATCTGGGATGCTGGACCAGGAAATTCAGAACCGGCTAAACATCCGGCAATACGTGCAGGAAGCCTGGCTGAAATTACAGGAACCGATTCAACTGGATAAAACCTATAATGCCTGGCTAACCGTTACTCCGCAGGATATTCGCATTTCACCGCTGCAAGCCGCCAATGGCGTATTGAATCTGCGCATTGGCTTTAATTCTTTTATCGAAACAGTAACCAACGGCAAACCCCAGGTAAAAGTAAACCCCACATTGCCTAAACTTATTACGGATAACCGCCTGACGGATAATGTGCAGATTGGTTTAATTGGCGAAGTGCCTTTTGCCCATGCCACGCAATTGTTAAAAGAGCAGGTAACTGGCCAAACTTTTAAATTTGAAAACGGCAAGCAGCAAATTACCGTGAACAATGCCGAAATTAGCGGTAGCGGCGACAAATTAGTAGTAATGCTGGATGTAAATGGTCAGGCTAAAACCGGTTTGTTTACCAAGAAAATTGTGGGACAGGTATTTTTAAAAGCCATCCCGTATTACGATGCCCAAACCAGCAGTATCCGGATAAGGGAGGTAGATTACGATTTAAAAACCAAAGATCAATTGCTAAAAACGGCCAGTTGGCTGGCAAAAGGCCGGTTTATTCATAACCTGGAAGAGCAGATAAATTTTCCGGTAAAAACGCAACTAGAGCAAGCCCGTACTTTATTGCAAAAATCCCTGGACCAATCGGCACACCTAAATGACAATATCTTATTAAAAGGCACGATCCGCTCGTTTACCCCCGATAATATTTACCTTACCCCTACTTCTATTAAAGCGGTAGTAAATGCCCAAGGCAACCTAATGGTGCAAATTGTAAAAATTTAAAAATTTACCCTTAAAGCTATCCCGGGTATCTGCGTTACTATATTACAAGATAGATTTAACAGAAATCTGCTCTTCCGGGGATGGCGCAGGTTTTTTATTTTAAATAGGCTTAAACGTGGCTGGTTTGGGATATGGGCGGTATAACTGGTATGTCTCCTTTATTATCGTAAGTTTTAAATCCGGCCTTTAGCCGCTGATGAATAAAAGCTACTACCACCGCCGATATCATAATAAATAAAAACCGGCCCAGGCTTGTTTCGGCAATAACAACGGGCAACGATTTCCGGAATAAACTTAGAACGTATACAAAAACAATGTGCCAAAAATAAACCCAGGCCGAAGTTTTAGAAAGAAACAAAACCAGTTGGTTATTAAATAAATTTTTAAAAACTGAATAATCCAAGAGTTGGTAAAGCAGTAAACTCACAAAAACGCCGTACGAGATGTAATACAACTGCGGCGGATATTTAAATGCCTGAACAGCCAGGTGATTGTTCTGGTAACCAAGCAACAAAAAAATACCCAGGAACAGCAGACAGGCGCCGGCAATTTCGCGACGACTTAAACGGGACAACCGTACCCCAAAGGCGGCAATTAAGCTGTAACTTAAGCCGTAAAATATAAACTCGGTAAACAAGGTTCGCACTGCACCATCTAAATAATGGTTAATATTATTTAAAGCACTGTAAAACCCATGTAACTGGTCGTGGATAAACAATAGCAAAGCGTAAACCCCGTAACCGGCCACAAGCAGTAAATAATACCAGAAATTGCTTTTTACCTTATTGCTTAATTTTAAAATAAACGGACTCAGGATAGCTACCAGAAAAGATACTTTAATTATCCAGACATAGCCAATGCCACTGGTTAAACTATAAGAAGTAATAATCTTAGAAAAGCTGAAATAATACTTGTCTTCCGCGATAACAGAAACAAGATAGAAAAAGCAGAAAAAGAAAGTAAGAAACATCCAGGCGGGCACTACTAACCGTTGGAAACGCTTTTTTACATAGTCCAGATAAGAGAAATTCTTTTTCTGGCTGCTGAGGTAAAAAGAATTGCCCAGCAACAGCATCATTAATACCACATTAAAGTTTCTTATCTCCAATATAATGCTGTTGGGTTTACTATGGCCTAAAATGATACACGTAATAGCTATGGCGCGCAGAATATCGGTTTTTGGTTCTCGCCTTTTTATGTTTGCTTTCAATTTGCTTCGTATTTCAGAGATGCAAATTTAGAAGCATTTTTTACATTAATTAAACAATATATAATAATTATTATATATTGTTTAAAACTTTGACCCTACATGTCTCCATCAGGCTATTTTGTAGGTAAGTCATCAATAAAAACCAGCAAAAAGCCATTAAACAGCAACTTACGCGGCAACACAAAACGCTATTTTTAAAATTTTTTAAAATAGCGTTTTGTGATTAAAAGCAATTAGCCGGTTTATCCGATAAAATTTTACACAATTCCGTAAAAACCTTGTAACACAAGCAGGCTGTTACGCTTTATTTTTGTAGTGTAAAATTTAAGAATCAGTAAAAATCATGAAAACTTTAAAATTTAAAACCAATATTAACTGCAGTAATTGTGTAGCCACCGCCAAACCTTTTCTGGATACCTTGCCCCAACCAACTACCTGGGAAGTAGATACCGCTAACCCCGAAAAAATTTTAACCGTGAAAGGCGAAGCCGTTACCGCCCCCGAAGTAATAGAAAAGGTAAAACAAGCCGGCTTTAAAATAGAAGAACAAAAAAGCTTGTTCGGCAAGTTATTTTCTTAATTCGTAACTTGCGGCTGGTAATTTAACCGGATACTATATGAAAATAGAGCAATTTGAGGATAAAGGGTTAGCTCATTTCTCCTACATTATCAGCAGCGAAGGCCAAATGGCCGTAATAGATCCGGCCCGTAATCCGCAGCCTTATTATGAGTATGCCAACCTGCACGATGCCTGTCTGATGGCCGTAATTGAAACGCACCCGCACGCCGATTTTGTGAGCAGCCACCAGGAAATTGCGCAAACCAAAGAAGCTACCATTTACGCCAGCAAACTCACCGGCGCTGCTTACCCGTACCAAGCTTTTGACGAAGGCGATAGCATCCGGATTGGCGAGGTAACTTTGCACGCTATCAACACACCGGGGCATTCGCCCGATAGTATTTCGGTGCTGGTAAAAGACGAAAATGAACAACCAGTAGCTCTTTTTTCCGGCGACACGTTGTTTATCGGTGATGTAGGCCGGCCCGACTTGCGGGAAACCGCCGGCAGCATTACCGCTAAACGCGAAGAGCTGGCCCGGCAAATGTATTACTCTACCCGCGAAAAAATAATGCCTTTGCCCGATACCGTTACCGTATACCCTGCCCATGGTGCGGGCTCTTTGTGCGGTAAAGGCATGAGCGAAGCCAAGCAAAGCTCTATTGGAACCGAAAAAAAGACCAATCCGGCTTTGCAGCCCATGTCGGAAGAAGATTTTTTAAAATATTTGCTCGCCGACCAACCTTTTGTACCCAAATATTTCCCGTTTGCTGTTGACCTGAATAAACACGGAGCGCCTACTTTCCGGCATAGTGTTTCGCAGGTGCCTTATTTACCGCCGCATTGCGCTTTAGATAAAAACACCTTAATTATTGATACGCGCCCCGAGAAACAATTTAAACAGGGCCATTTACCCGATGCTATTAACCTGCAGGACGCCTTAAAATTTGAAACCTGGCTGGGAGCCGTAGTGGGCCCGCAGGAAAAGTTTTATTTAGTAGCCGATTCGGAAGAAGCCTTGGAGCAGGTAATCGCTAAAACTGCTAAAATTGGGTACGAACGCAATATTAAAGGCGGCCTGATTGCCCCCGACAATCAAATTGAAAAATCCGATATAACCGATTTAGAAAATTTTAAAAATAATCCGGAGGCGTATACCATTATTGATATCCGGAACCACAACGAACTAAAAGAAGGCAAACTGTTCCCGGCTGCTTTGCCCATCCCTTTGCCGGAACTGCGCGAACGGATAAACGAAATCCCCACCGATAAGCCCATTATGGTTCATTGCGCTGGTGGCTACCGCTCCGCGGCCGGAGCTTCTATTATCACCCGCAAAATTAAAAATCAACCCGTTTACGACTTAAGCGAAGCCGTAAAAGAGTTTACCCCAGAGAAATGATCTAGGAATAACAACAAATAAAGCCGCCTTCCGGATAAATCTTTATCTTAAAAATCATCCGGAAGGCGGCTTTATTTGTTGTTATTCTGTTGGCAGTTCTACTCCTCTAGTCATCCTGGCAAGACCTAATCGATTTAAAGTAGCAGCCGAAACATTTTATAACTTGATGTACAAGTGGTTATTACCAGTAAATTTACCAAGCACTACATATCAGGCGTTCGTCGATACATTTACCGGAATTACCGGCAAATAAATAAAGGTTGCTTCGGAAATTAGTTTCTTTGTTTATGTTTCGCTCTAAGGCCTTTACCTTTTTTACCCATGCTATTTGCTGGCTGTTCTTTTTTAGCATCCCGGTGCTTTTTATAAATCAGCGGTCCGAATCGGAGCTATTCACGGATATTCTTAAAACCGGACCTTACTGGTTATTTTATGGTTGTTACATCCTGCTTTTTTACTTGCACGGGTATGTTCTGTTACCGCGTTTTTTCCTCCGGAAAAAGTATGTGGCCTACGGTAGCATTCTGTTACTGCTCTTAACCGGGGTCTATTTCTTAAAACCTTTCGATACTTTAATTACCAAAATTAGCCGCACCGCCGATCTTAACCGCAACCCAAACCGGGAACCGGATGGCTTAAGACCCGGTCCACCCCCAGATCGTCGGGCCGCTCCGCCGTTTAACGGCCCAGGCCGACGCATGGGCCCACCGCGTGGAGGCCAGATGCGGGTAGATATCGTGAGTATTTTTTTATTTATCATGATTGTGGCGCTTAGCCTGGCCATAGAAGTTACCCGACGACTCCGCGCTACGCAACAACGCGCTCTGCTGGCTGAAGCTGAAAAAGCAAAGGCCGAACTTTCGTTTCTGAAAGCGCAAATTAATCCGCACTTCCTGTTTAATATTTTAAATAGTATTTACTCGCTCGCCATAACCCAAAACGAAAACACCGCCAATGCTATTCTTAAATTATCGAACTTAATGCGGTATTTAACCGACGAAGTAACTGCCGACTACGTAGCTTTATCAGCGGAAGTGGCCAGTTTGCAGGATTACATTGCTTTGCAACAACTGCGCTTAAGCAAAAAAGTACAAGTAGATTTTTCGGTTGCCGGCAACCTCGAAAATAAAAAAATAGCCCCGCTTATCTTTATTCCCTTCATCGAAAATGTTTTTAAGTACGGCATCAGCAACCGGGAGGCATCGCACCTTATTATTCGCTTGCAGATAGAAGAGCAAAAAATTACTTTTTACTGCCAGAACCCTATTTTCCCGCACCAAACAACTTTAGAACGGACCGGCATTGGTATTTCTAATACCCGCGAACGGCTGCAACACCTGTATCCCAACAACCACGCACTGACCATATCCACCGAAAACCAGCTTTTTACCTTATTACTTACCTTACCGGTTTAACACTTAGGAACTAAGAGCTATAATCGTAAAAATTTAAAAATTTACCGTGAAAAACGCGCTTGTAAGATGTGTCGCCGTAGATGATGAGCCTTTGGCTCTGGATGTTATCTCGGCTTACGTGGCCAAAATACCAGCTTTAACTTTGGTGCAAACTTTCGACGATGCCATAGCGGCATCTGAATTTTTGCGGACCACTGCCATCGATATTTTGTTCGTAGATATTAATATGCCTGATATCACAGGCATTGATTTGGTGCGCTCGCTGGAGAAAAAACCGCTCGTTATTTTTACTACCGCTTATAAAAACTTTGCCTACGAAGGCTTTCAACTGGAGGCAATTGATTATTTGTTAAAACCCATTGCATTTGACTTGTTTTTGAAAGCCGTAAACAAAGCCCTGGACTTTATGGAGTATAAGAACCAGGCCAAAGCGAACCTCGAAGAAAGCTTGTACGTGAGTTCAGAGTATCGCCTGATAAAGATAAACCTGCGCGACATAGAATACATCGAAAGCCTGGAGGATTACATCAAAATTCACGTGACGAACGCTAAGCCTATTCTTACTTTGCTTTCCATGAAAAAGGTGCTGGAAAAGTTACCCAGCACACAATTTAAAAGAATTCATCGGAGTTTTATCGTACCCCTGGCCAAAGTTACGGCCATTCAGAGCCGCAAAGCACAGCTTACTTCCGGCAAAGAGTTACCCATCAGCGATTCTTACATCAGTTTTATTCAAGACTGGAACCAGAAGGTTTCTTAGGTAAATTTTTAAAAAAATTACCGTTTTTACACTAAGAATGGAGTTTTCTACTGTCTAGTTCTAAAACTAAAAGCAAGGCATTATTACTGAGAGCTTCCAGTTCTACTTCGGTGGTATTCCATAAAGCTAAGCCATCTTTTTCGTGGAGTAAACGGCCTTCTACCTCAAAAGCCCCGGCAATTACAAAAGCAAAGAAAAGCGACATTTGATCTGGTAAGAGGTAAATTACTTCCTGGCGACCAGCAAATCGCCCTAAGTTCAACGAGAACGGATACGTTGCTTCTGCTTTATTCGCAGAAATAATTTTTACTAAAGGATTATTAAATTCATTCAGGTTAAAGGCTATCCGTTGCACGGAGGGGGCAAGAAGCGGCTCCTGGGCTTGGATCTGGAGGTGTAAAAATTGAATGGTATCTGCCGGAAATAAATTTTGCACCTCGATGGTACTATTAGCTGCGGCCGAAATTACCAGCACCTCACCGGCCTCTACCATTACGTCGCTATTCAACAAGGTGCCTACCCGAACGGCTCCCGTGAGGGGAATAATAAGCACATACGCCGAATGGTCTACAGGCAAATCTACGTGGTGCCCTCGGGCAACTAATTCTTCGTTTACCACGCACAAATCGCCCAAGGGCGTTTTATGTTCCTGGTAAAAAGTACCAAAGTTAAAAGTACTATACCGTTGAAACTGATGCGTGCTTAGTTGCCCCCGCTGGTCGGCGAGGTATATTTTACCCGGGGTTTGTTTCATGATTTTGGCTGGCTTGGGTTTGCAAAGAATAAATACTTAAATAAGGTTGAATGGCCAATAAATGCGTAAGCGCTGGTTCGCCACTATTAGCTGATTCGGATACCAACAAATATTGATTTAAGGTATCGTGCCAGATCAGTGGTTGAGAGTAAAATTTAATGGCCACCTGGTGCTTGCTTTTATCCAATATATCGGAGTTAATAATTTGAAATTGAAATTGATCAAATTTGAGGAAATGTTGCCCCAGGTTGTTCAGGATATCGGGCACCATATTATTTAATTGCTGCAGGTAACCCAGTACGGCGGCACTCACCAGAAAATGCAATTTATCCGCTCCCGGCACGTGTTGTTTCAACTCGGCAAAGCTACGATACTTTTTTTCCTGGTTATACAGTTGCGCCTGCATTTTAAATTCGGTGTAACTATCCTCAAAAACCAGCTTTTCCCAGGGTTTAGTGGAATTCGCATCTACTATTTTCCGGTAACATAAAGTAATTAAGCGGTTCGGCATCTTAAAAATTTAGTAAGACGCTAAAGGCAAAACTTCAGCGTCTTCTTTTTTTTAAATTTTTTTAAATTTTAAGCGGCTACGTTCAGTTTAATGGCTAGTTCAAAACCATCCGTGGTGTTGCCGGTTACGGTGGCAATTTCTACTCCGGCTGTATCGTCGCTGAACACGTTGTCTTTGGCGTTGTAGGTATAGCCACTCAGCCCTTTTTTGTAGCCGTTTACGGCCACCAACGCGCTGTTGCTACCTTCCGGAAAAGCAATTTGGGTTACCTTTAGCGAGGTGCCGCTGGCGTTATAAATGTGCACGTGAATGTGGG
The sequence above is a segment of the Adhaeribacter swui genome. Coding sequences within it:
- a CDS encoding heavy-metal-associated domain-containing protein, which codes for MKTLKFKTNINCSNCVATAKPFLDTLPQPTTWEVDTANPEKILTVKGEAVTAPEVIEKVKQAGFKIEEQKSLFGKLFS
- a CDS encoding DUF4403 family protein codes for the protein MLSSINLYNRLFAFIAGILLFASCQKTTTINASAPNQPVAAAPAFERKISTITVPVSFQAASLENKLNQELTGILYKDDNLDDDNLAVTVSKIGKLGIRAEQNKIYFTVPLHIFAKGRWKWEPCKICPKIDKTESTEFDVVVKTESLLSFTQDYKVKTTTTSNFDWGATKPTLTIGPLQIGLARFVEPAIQDQMGRLSGMLDQEIQNRLNIRQYVQEAWLKLQEPIQLDKTYNAWLTVTPQDIRISPLQAANGVLNLRIGFNSFIETVTNGKPQVKVNPTLPKLITDNRLTDNVQIGLIGEVPFAHATQLLKEQVTGQTFKFENGKQQITVNNAEISGSGDKLVVMLDVNGQAKTGLFTKKIVGQVFLKAIPYYDAQTSSIRIREVDYDLKTKDQLLKTASWLAKGRFIHNLEEQINFPVKTQLEQARTLLQKSLDQSAHLNDNILLKGTIRSFTPDNIYLTPTSIKAVVNAQGNLMVQIVKI
- a CDS encoding acyltransferase family protein, with the protein product MKANIKRREPKTDILRAIAITCIILGHSKPNSIILEIRNFNVVLMMLLLGNSFYLSSQKKNFSYLDYVKKRFQRLVVPAWMFLTFFFCFFYLVSVIAEDKYYFSFSKIITSYSLTSGIGYVWIIKVSFLVAILSPFILKLSNKVKSNFWYYLLLVAGYGVYALLLFIHDQLHGFYSALNNINHYLDGAVRTLFTEFIFYGLSYSLIAAFGVRLSRLSRREIAGACLLFLGIFLLLGYQNNHLAVQAFKYPPQLYYISYGVFVSLLLYQLLDYSVFKNLFNNQLVLFLSKTSAWVYFWHIVFVYVLSLFRKSLPVVIAETSLGRFLFIMISAVVVAFIHQRLKAGFKTYDNKGDIPVIPPISQTSHV
- a CDS encoding SusC/RagA family TonB-linked outer membrane protein — encoded protein: MQQLLLRNLKYFILLQILLLSFSDSWAQGFTVKGRITGDDGEGLPGVTVLLKGTSTGATTDPEGNYSLGLPSGAGTLVISFIGFQTQEVAVNNRASINISLKPDTKALDEVVVVGYGTQKKETVTGSVATVKGAELVKSPALNVSNSIAGRMPGVIAVNRSGEPGYDGSAIRIRGSNTLGNNDALVVIDGVPARQGGIERLNPADIENISVLKDASAAIYGARAANGVILVTTKRGKTGKPELSYSFNQGWSQPAIIPKLTDAAQFAELRNELEIFNLPVGEWQAASEAFRQNGSYTRANGSTINAPFKPDDFQKFRDGSDPWGHPNTDWYKATLKSWSPQSRHNMQLNGGTDNLKYLASIGYQNQDAFYRNSATGYKQYDMRVNLDAKVNKYISAQVGVLGRQENREFPTKPASTIFRMQMRGNPTQPAYWPNGLPGPDIENGENPVTITTNQTGYDRDTRYYFQSNGQIEITNPWIAGLKLTANAAIDKYIQRTKRWETPWTLYTRGSGFEADGVTPKLVAGKRGPAEPRLRLGNEDQLNILLGTLLSYDRTIGNHTFTLLAGANRETINNDNFYAFRRFFISPAIDQLFAGGAPEQDNGGSAWERARMNYFGRVAYNYKEKYLAEFLWRYDGSYMFPENTRYGFFPGVMLGWQISEEDFWKNNIQAVNYLKLRGSWGQMGNDQIYYNGTLQEYQYLGTYGFGEYIINNQRQKTLIESRVPNNTVTWEVANNSNIGLEGQLLNGKIFFEIDAFLNKRTNILWQRNASIPQTTGMTLPAENIGKVNNKGWDLRIGYNGQVGEFRYNVAVNGGYAKNEIKFWDEAPGAPDWQRSTGAPMNTNLYYQYDGVFKDQADIDATTAVLDYSAITGTLRPGDMKYKDYNNDKVINPDDRVRIDKNNTPRFQGGLNIGANFKNFDLTILFQGAAGALLPISTGEMGSIGNYLQDIYENRWTVANPSSEHPRIADRGNQYYSSGNTYWLRNNDYLRLKNLELGYTLPTSFGNKIGIGSLRVYVNGLNLLTFTKLEGFDPESDNSLGQYYPQSRILNTGVSVSF
- a CDS encoding DUF3891 family protein, with amino-acid sequence MIVNLVKEGWEIIYQQAHALLAAEIAFNWRKLDRPTRWVDTLAAIAQHDDGQRYWAGKIGLTAAGAPANFTMLPFSLEQAQQVMEEARFQGQWRSLLTSMHLSFLYNGLRGQNSNTDAFLDKQTQNQAAWRKALKVTKKEAQKAYNLMQWCDRLSLILCRRELPEAERVLEISIGPDGQRYDVCQLQNGQIKVTPWPFTQSHFTIMVEASYLAQLQFQSEEELALALRKAPIRTVSWELSN